One segment of Pontibacter akesuensis DNA contains the following:
- the smc gene encoding chromosome segregation protein SMC, which yields MQVSKLEIRGFKSFGDRVVINFDNGITGIVGPNGCGKSNIVDAIRWVLGEQKTRNLRSDKMENVIFNGSKTRKPVQMAEVSITFDNNKGILPTEYSQVTVTRKYYRNGDSEYMLNGVTCRLKDINELFLDTGIGSDSYAIIELKMVDEILNDKENSRRQLFEEAAGISKFRVRKKQTLKKLEETDADLERVEDVLHEIGKNMKTLERQAKQAIKYFSLKDDYKKHSLEYSRRNISHYQQTLERLEQDVQQEISLKEQYITAVTTAEEAIADQKEALNETQEQLGEMQRSMQTQTARLRQLENDIKLKSERASYLKERMQQLRQQISQDSANVEHTQESIVALRDELLEVQDNFAGAEEQVADMKEQLQEANEQKATLQEAYQHLVQQQKAKQNEVYQLNKSLEISQVQIQNINQELERLQQQQQNADEDGRILQEQLKEAQLILEEKTSELVRLQAKEETLQQNIEATEVTIEELKGQMVELNRTLDSRQNQYTLTKSLVENMEGFPEAIKFLSKSDSWNKPAPLLSDILVCEPEYKSLIESYLEQYMNYFVVDELQDAVAAVELLKQENKGRANFIILSEIEELEPTATYSDGNLKAAYEFMSADKKYSSLMKYMLRNVYITDDAEDELYSSDYKTIILKDGSAIRKPLSLSGGSVGVFDGNRLGRKQNLEKLAEEVAELHEKVELMQSRINTQNQILQNHKNESERETIKALEKEVSKLQQDLLTVRIKHEQHQQNIRNFDQKRDELHERLLDLREQSMEVSPQAEADQKELQRLEEELAVYTSNLERQQEQIAVVSGRLNQENIQFHQLKNRFASLQQEISYKQKSVETNLERIAGLKQEMVTAEAEIAEADTFVEDNQAVVESMNESRHEFAQELEEMEKAYFSLRGEMDEKDKTIRELQRKRQNSDELLMRMQQGKTDTQLKLVAIKERLAAEFNISDEDFASPVPEEELLIPLSNEELSEHIASVKVQLDKMGPVNAMAAEAYAEIEERDKFITEQRNDLLNAKNMLIETINEIDTVAKEKFMSSFNQIKDNFKLVFRSLFTEEDNCDLVISDPQNPLDAKIEIMAQPKGKRPLTINQLSGGEKTLTAISLLFAIYLLKPAPFCIFDEVDAPLDDANIDKFNNIIRKFSNDSQFIVVTHNKRTMASTDVMYGITMIEAGISRVIPVDLRQIA from the coding sequence ATGCAAGTTTCAAAATTAGAGATTAGAGGGTTTAAAAGTTTTGGCGACCGCGTCGTGATTAACTTTGATAATGGCATTACGGGCATTGTTGGGCCGAATGGCTGTGGCAAATCTAATATTGTGGATGCCATACGCTGGGTGCTGGGAGAGCAGAAAACTCGTAACCTGCGCTCTGACAAGATGGAGAACGTTATTTTTAACGGTTCCAAAACCAGGAAACCAGTGCAAATGGCCGAGGTATCCATCACCTTCGACAACAACAAAGGCATCCTTCCCACAGAATACTCTCAGGTAACTGTAACGCGTAAATACTACCGCAACGGCGACAGCGAGTATATGCTCAATGGCGTTACCTGCCGTTTAAAGGATATTAATGAACTCTTTCTGGACACGGGCATAGGCTCGGACAGCTATGCCATTATCGAACTGAAAATGGTGGATGAGATCCTGAATGATAAGGAGAACTCTCGTCGCCAGTTGTTTGAGGAGGCTGCGGGTATCTCGAAATTCAGGGTGCGCAAAAAGCAGACGCTGAAAAAGCTGGAGGAAACGGATGCCGACCTGGAGCGTGTAGAAGACGTGCTGCACGAGATCGGCAAGAACATGAAGACGCTGGAGCGCCAGGCAAAGCAGGCCATCAAGTACTTCTCGCTAAAAGATGATTACAAGAAGCACAGCCTGGAATATTCACGCCGCAACATATCCCACTACCAGCAGACGCTGGAGCGGCTGGAGCAGGACGTGCAGCAGGAAATCAGCCTGAAGGAGCAGTACATCACGGCTGTTACCACAGCCGAAGAAGCAATAGCGGATCAAAAAGAGGCTTTGAACGAGACGCAGGAGCAATTGGGTGAGATGCAGCGCTCCATGCAGACGCAGACAGCCAGGCTCCGCCAACTCGAGAATGACATCAAACTTAAATCAGAGCGTGCTTCTTACCTAAAGGAGCGCATGCAGCAGTTGCGCCAGCAAATAAGCCAGGATTCGGCCAACGTGGAGCACACGCAGGAAAGCATTGTGGCACTTCGGGATGAATTGCTGGAGGTGCAGGATAATTTTGCCGGCGCCGAAGAGCAGGTAGCCGACATGAAAGAGCAACTGCAGGAGGCCAATGAGCAGAAGGCGACGCTGCAGGAGGCATATCAGCACCTGGTACAACAGCAAAAAGCAAAGCAGAACGAAGTATACCAGCTCAACAAGTCCCTGGAGATTAGCCAGGTGCAGATCCAGAACATCAATCAGGAACTGGAGCGCCTGCAACAGCAACAGCAGAATGCAGACGAAGATGGCCGTATACTTCAGGAGCAGCTAAAGGAGGCTCAGCTTATACTGGAGGAGAAAACATCGGAGCTGGTGCGCCTGCAGGCAAAAGAAGAAACACTACAGCAGAACATAGAAGCGACAGAAGTCACTATCGAAGAGCTGAAAGGCCAGATGGTGGAGCTTAACCGCACTTTAGATTCCAGGCAAAACCAGTACACGCTTACCAAGTCCTTGGTTGAGAACATGGAGGGATTTCCGGAGGCGATCAAGTTCCTAAGCAAATCAGACAGCTGGAACAAGCCTGCTCCTCTCCTATCCGACATACTTGTTTGTGAGCCTGAATACAAGTCGCTTATAGAAAGTTACCTGGAGCAGTACATGAACTACTTTGTAGTGGATGAGCTGCAGGATGCGGTAGCTGCGGTGGAGCTGTTGAAGCAGGAAAATAAAGGCCGCGCTAACTTTATCATTCTTTCTGAGATAGAGGAACTGGAGCCAACGGCCACCTACAGCGACGGTAATCTGAAGGCAGCCTATGAATTTATGTCGGCTGACAAGAAGTATAGCAGTCTGATGAAGTACATGCTCCGCAATGTGTACATTACCGATGATGCCGAGGATGAACTGTACAGCAGCGACTACAAAACGATCATCCTAAAAGACGGTAGCGCCATCCGTAAGCCATTGAGCTTGTCAGGTGGCTCTGTAGGTGTGTTTGACGGAAACAGATTAGGCCGTAAGCAGAACCTGGAGAAGCTGGCAGAGGAAGTGGCCGAATTGCATGAAAAGGTGGAACTGATGCAGAGCCGCATCAATACGCAGAACCAGATCCTGCAGAACCATAAAAACGAGTCGGAAAGGGAAACGATTAAGGCGCTGGAGAAAGAGGTAAGCAAACTGCAGCAGGACCTGCTAACAGTGCGCATTAAACATGAGCAGCACCAGCAGAATATCCGCAACTTTGACCAGAAACGAGATGAATTGCATGAGCGCCTGCTGGACCTGCGCGAGCAAAGTATGGAAGTATCGCCTCAGGCCGAGGCAGACCAGAAAGAACTGCAGCGTCTGGAGGAGGAGCTTGCTGTTTATACTTCAAATTTGGAGCGGCAGCAAGAACAGATCGCCGTTGTATCCGGCAGGTTGAATCAGGAGAACATACAGTTTCATCAACTCAAAAACCGATTTGCCAGTTTGCAGCAGGAAATCAGCTATAAGCAGAAATCGGTGGAGACAAACCTGGAACGAATTGCTGGCTTGAAGCAGGAAATGGTAACAGCCGAGGCAGAGATCGCAGAGGCGGATACTTTTGTAGAGGACAATCAGGCCGTGGTGGAAAGTATGAACGAGTCGCGGCATGAGTTTGCACAGGAGCTCGAGGAAATGGAGAAAGCCTATTTCTCGCTTCGCGGAGAGATGGATGAAAAGGATAAGACCATCCGGGAACTGCAGCGCAAGCGCCAGAACTCTGATGAGCTGCTTATGCGCATGCAACAAGGCAAGACGGATACGCAACTGAAGCTGGTGGCTATCAAAGAGCGTTTAGCTGCAGAGTTTAATATCTCTGACGAAGATTTCGCCAGTCCGGTACCAGAGGAAGAACTGCTTATACCGCTCTCTAACGAAGAGCTTAGCGAACACATTGCCAGTGTAAAAGTGCAGCTCGACAAGATGGGGCCTGTGAATGCCATGGCTGCCGAGGCTTACGCAGAAATAGAGGAGCGTGACAAGTTTATCACAGAGCAGCGCAACGACCTTCTGAACGCAAAGAACATGCTCATCGAGACCATCAATGAAATTGATACGGTGGCAAAGGAGAAGTTTATGAGCTCGTTCAACCAGATCAAAGACAACTTTAAGCTTGTCTTCCGCAGTCTGTTTACCGAGGAGGATAATTGCGATTTGGTAATATCAGATCCGCAGAACCCCCTGGATGCCAAAATAGAAATTATGGCGCAGCCAAAAGGAAAGCGTCCGCTGACAATCAACCAGCTTTCCGGGGGTGAGAAGACTTTAACGGCAATTTCGCTGCTGTTCGCCATTTACCTGCTGAAACCAGCTCCGTTCTGTATTTTTGATGAGGTGGATGCGCCGCTTGATGATGCCAACATTGACAAGTTTAACAACATCATCCGTAAGTTTTCGAACGACTCCCAATTTATTGTGGTAACGCATAACAAGCGCACGATGGCCTCTACAGATGTAATGTATGGCATCACCATGATTGAAGCAGGAATATCTCGTGTTATACCAGTAGATCTGCGCCAGATAGCTTAA
- a CDS encoding 1-acyl-sn-glycerol-3-phosphate acyltransferase codes for MIAKFLSKLYFKASGWTLKGNLAPEHRRCVMIAAPHTSNWDLVYARAAFYLMDAPIRFTIKKEFVDAPIVGPLLRSMGALPIDRSRNTKMVDAMINIIRKTPGDMCVMVTPEGTRKYQPRWRRGFYHVAVGANVPIVLGYLDYAKKEAGIGPAIYPSGDMEADLEKILAFYRTKTGKFPEQGVL; via the coding sequence ATGATCGCTAAATTTTTATCAAAGCTTTATTTCAAGGCTTCCGGCTGGACCTTGAAAGGAAACCTTGCACCCGAACACCGCCGCTGCGTAATGATTGCCGCGCCACACACCAGTAACTGGGACCTAGTCTACGCGAGGGCAGCCTTTTACCTGATGGATGCACCCATTCGGTTTACCATCAAAAAAGAATTTGTTGATGCGCCCATCGTAGGCCCACTGCTTAGAAGTATGGGGGCCTTACCCATAGATCGCTCCAGGAACACAAAAATGGTGGATGCGATGATCAACATCATCAGGAAAACGCCCGGAGACATGTGTGTAATGGTTACACCCGAAGGAACCCGAAAGTACCAGCCGCGATGGCGCAGGGGTTTTTACCATGTGGCAGTAGGAGCTAACGTACCCATTGTTTTAGGCTACCTGGATTATGCAAAAAAGGAAGCAGGTATCGGTCCTGCCATTTATCCATCAGGAGATATGGAGGCCGATCTGGAAAAAATACTTGCCTTCTACCGTACCAAGACAGGCAAGTTTCCGGAGCAAGGAGTGCTGTAA